Proteins found in one Solitalea lacus genomic segment:
- a CDS encoding NADPH-dependent FMN reductase, which yields MQVAVISGSARPERQSHKVALEVQRRLDKRSSINTILLDVKEYQLPLLDYTFRTHPSPTDKMKEFQQYLAQSQAVVVVSPEHNSSFSGALKNTMDFFYEEYFRKPFGIVTVSAGMLGGINAARDLQHYGLRLNGIVSPSFLITPKVQTLFDVENALIDAGYGERIEKFIDEFLWLCDKIG from the coding sequence ATGCAAGTTGCAGTAATATCGGGCAGCGCACGTCCCGAACGTCAATCGCATAAGGTTGCTTTAGAGGTTCAAAGAAGACTTGATAAACGGTCAAGTATCAATACCATTTTATTGGATGTAAAGGAGTATCAATTGCCATTGCTTGATTATACATTTCGTACACATCCATCTCCAACAGATAAAATGAAAGAGTTTCAGCAATATTTAGCTCAGTCACAAGCTGTGGTGGTGGTTTCTCCAGAGCACAATAGCAGTTTTTCTGGTGCCTTGAAAAACACGATGGATTTCTTTTATGAAGAGTATTTTCGTAAACCCTTTGGAATTGTAACCGTTTCGGCTGGTATGCTAGGCGGTATAAATGCGGCCCGTGATCTACAACATTACGGATTACGTCTAAATGGAATAGTTTCTCCGTCTTTTTTAATCACTCCTAAAGTGCAAACATTATTTGATGTAGAGAATGCGTTGATTGATGCTGGGTATGGTGAGCGTATTGAAAAGTTTATTGATGAATTTTTGTGGTTGTGTGATAAGATAGGGTAG
- a CDS encoding aldo/keto reductase, translated as MEKRKIGNTALEFLPLVFGGNVFGWTVDQATSFQLLDEFYANGFTFIDTADVYSNWVPGNEGGESERIIGNWQKARGNRDKLIIATKVGSTMVRSPQKTLKKDYILKAVEGSLKRLQTDYIDLYQSHYDDLSTPVEEPLEAYAQLIKEGKVRYIGASNFSASRLQAALSASKTNGLPRYESLQPFYNLYDRAEYEEQLEQLALKEKLGVIPYYSLASGFLTGKYRSEVDLGQSARGAGVKNYLNKRGFSILKALDELAENYKATPAQISLAWLLAKKSIAAPIASATKSHQLTELLGALRIKLDENSMLKLDKASVF; from the coding sequence ATGGAAAAAAGAAAAATAGGAAATACAGCTCTTGAATTTTTACCATTGGTGTTTGGAGGAAATGTTTTTGGCTGGACCGTTGATCAAGCAACTTCTTTTCAATTGTTGGATGAATTTTATGCCAACGGATTTACTTTTATTGACACGGCTGATGTTTACTCAAATTGGGTGCCTGGAAATGAAGGGGGTGAATCTGAACGGATAATTGGTAATTGGCAAAAAGCACGAGGCAATCGCGATAAACTAATTATAGCAACCAAAGTGGGTTCAACAATGGTCCGTTCTCCACAGAAAACCCTGAAAAAAGACTATATTTTAAAGGCAGTAGAAGGTTCCTTAAAGCGATTGCAAACTGATTATATTGATTTATATCAATCACATTATGACGATTTAAGCACACCGGTAGAAGAACCTCTTGAAGCTTATGCTCAATTGATAAAAGAAGGAAAAGTACGTTACATCGGCGCTTCGAATTTTAGTGCCAGCAGGTTGCAAGCCGCTTTATCAGCCAGTAAAACCAATGGATTACCACGCTACGAAAGTTTGCAGCCATTTTACAACTTATACGATCGTGCGGAATATGAAGAACAGTTGGAACAATTGGCTTTAAAAGAAAAGCTGGGAGTTATTCCCTATTATTCGCTTGCCAGCGGTTTTTTAACGGGCAAATACCGGTCGGAGGTCGACCTGGGACAAAGTGCCCGTGGTGCAGGAGTGAAAAACTATCTTAATAAACGAGGCTTTTCAATTTTAAAAGCCCTAGATGAATTGGCTGAAAACTATAAGGCAACGCCTGCTCAAATTTCGTTAGCCTGGTTACTGGCTAAGAAAAGTATAGCTGCTCCTATCGCAAGTGCAACAAAAAGCCATCAGTTAACTGAACTTTTAGGGGCCTTAAGGATAAAACTTGATGAAAATTCGATGCTGAAGTTGGATAAAGCAAGTGTATTTTGA